The following are from one region of the Methyloversatilis discipulorum genome:
- the ampD gene encoding 1,6-anhydro-N-acetylmuramyl-L-alanine amidase AmpD — MSPDLHIDADGWCTAARRIESPNSDPRPEGEPVSLVVMHCISLPPGEFGGLYIEELFLNRLDPAAHPYFVDVAPLRVSAHFVVRRNGELLQFVPTTRRAWHAGRSSWGGREGCNDFSVGIELEGCNVLPFEDAQYRCAAALIDALRKRHPVADVVGHSDIAPGRKIDPGACFDWKRLPGVTRPD, encoded by the coding sequence GTGTCGCCTGATCTCCACATCGACGCTGACGGCTGGTGCACCGCCGCCCGCCGCATCGAATCGCCCAATTCCGACCCGCGCCCCGAGGGCGAGCCGGTGTCGCTGGTAGTCATGCACTGCATCAGCCTGCCGCCGGGCGAGTTTGGCGGCCTCTATATAGAAGAGCTGTTCCTGAACCGGCTCGACCCGGCGGCCCACCCGTATTTCGTCGACGTCGCGCCGCTGCGCGTGTCGGCGCATTTCGTGGTGCGGCGCAACGGCGAACTGCTGCAGTTCGTGCCGACCACGCGCCGGGCGTGGCACGCCGGGCGTTCGAGCTGGGGCGGGCGGGAAGGCTGCAACGACTTCTCGGTCGGCATAGAGCTTGAAGGCTGCAACGTGCTGCCCTTCGAGGACGCACAGTACCGGTGCGCCGCAGCGCTGATTGATGCGCTGCGCAAACGGCATCCGGTGGCGGACGTCGTAGGTCATTCGGATATCGCACCGGGAAGAAAGATTGATCCCGGTGCCTGCTTCGACTGGAAACGCTTGCCCGGCGTCACTCGGCCGGACTGA
- a CDS encoding sensor histidine kinase produces MLTTAGSDGAAAALPVARVSSLRYFNLYRLLIASVLVALVFGVPGEISFADYRGALFASAARGYWVFAVCVMLGADRLLRTDDARLTAGVLADIFFLTLLTYAGGGLSTGLPFMHVVVLAFAALVGQGRLAVFYAAVASLAMLFQQAMQWVTLGSDAGGFVHVGSISIGFFATAIAVRLLARRVIANESLARERGRDLAEQVRVNERVIRDMDDGVLVVDTLGHVRQANPQARRLLDPLMPRPVMLADYSPALAAAMAAQADPERERVFVLDLPSRPAALRVRCVPAGGAGGHLVFIEDLARLREQARQIKLAALGRLTASMAHEIRNPLAAISQAAELLQEERRAETQARLTRIIGDNAQRLDRMVSDVLELGRRDRAEPELLELGSYVRTFVDEFAMREPGVRARVHIETGAPARIWFDRGHLHQVLWNLLGNALRFAGPDDGAVRLTVSATEDATLLDIVDNGPGVSDSARAHLFEPFFTTHSRGTGLGLYIARELSDANGAALDFVDNSPGAHFRLRGLNRSLDESWNGGGLSGS; encoded by the coding sequence ATGCTCACAACGGCCGGGTCTGACGGCGCTGCCGCCGCGCTGCCGGTGGCGCGGGTGAGTTCGCTGCGCTACTTCAATCTGTATCGCCTGCTGATCGCCTCAGTGCTGGTCGCGCTGGTATTCGGCGTGCCGGGCGAAATCAGCTTTGCCGATTACCGCGGCGCGCTGTTCGCCAGCGCTGCGCGCGGTTACTGGGTGTTCGCCGTCTGCGTCATGCTCGGCGCCGACCGCCTGCTGCGGACCGACGACGCGCGACTGACCGCAGGCGTGCTCGCCGACATCTTCTTCCTCACGCTGCTCACCTACGCCGGCGGCGGGCTCAGCACCGGTCTGCCCTTCATGCACGTGGTCGTGCTGGCCTTCGCCGCGCTGGTCGGGCAGGGCCGGCTGGCGGTGTTCTACGCGGCGGTGGCCAGCCTGGCCATGCTGTTCCAGCAGGCGATGCAGTGGGTCACGCTGGGTTCCGACGCCGGTGGCTTCGTGCATGTCGGTTCGATCAGCATCGGTTTCTTCGCCACCGCGATCGCGGTACGCCTGCTGGCGCGGCGCGTCATCGCCAACGAGTCGCTGGCGCGCGAGCGTGGCCGCGACCTGGCCGAGCAGGTGCGGGTGAACGAGCGGGTGATCCGCGACATGGACGACGGCGTGCTGGTCGTCGACACGCTCGGCCACGTGCGGCAGGCCAACCCGCAGGCGCGTCGCCTGCTCGATCCGCTGATGCCGCGCCCGGTCATGCTGGCCGACTATTCGCCGGCGCTTGCCGCGGCGATGGCGGCGCAGGCCGACCCCGAGCGCGAGCGCGTGTTCGTGCTCGACCTGCCGTCGCGCCCCGCTGCGCTGCGCGTGCGCTGCGTGCCGGCCGGCGGCGCTGGCGGGCATCTGGTGTTCATCGAGGATCTGGCGCGGCTGCGCGAGCAGGCGCGGCAGATCAAGCTCGCTGCGCTCGGCCGGCTGACCGCCAGCATGGCGCATGAGATACGCAATCCGCTGGCGGCCATCAGCCAGGCGGCCGAACTGCTGCAGGAAGAGCGGCGTGCCGAAACCCAGGCACGGCTTACCCGCATCATCGGCGACAACGCGCAGCGGCTGGACCGCATGGTCAGCGACGTGCTGGAACTGGGGCGTCGTGATCGCGCCGAGCCGGAACTGCTCGAACTGGGCAGCTATGTGCGCACCTTCGTCGACGAATTCGCGATGCGCGAGCCCGGCGTGCGAGCGCGCGTGCACATCGAAACCGGGGCGCCGGCGCGCATCTGGTTCGATCGCGGCCATCTGCATCAGGTGCTGTGGAACCTGCTCGGCAATGCACTGCGCTTCGCCGGCCCGGACGACGGCGCGGTGCGCCTGACGGTCAGCGCGACCGAAGACGCGACGCTGCTCGACATCGTCGACAACGGCCCCGGCGTTTCCGACAGCGCCCGCGCGCACCTGTTCGAACCTTTCTTCACCACGCACAGCCGCGGCACCGGGCTGGGCCTCTACATCGCGCGCGAACTCAGCGACGCCAACGGGGCCGCGCTCGACTTCGTGGATAATTCGCCAGGTGCGCACTTTCGCCTGCGCGGCCTGAACAGGAGCTTGGACGAATCATGGAACGGCGGCGGACTGAGCGGGAGCTGA
- a CDS encoding sigma-54-dependent transcriptional regulator encodes MERRRTERELKVLVVDDEDDLRELLDMSLARMGLHASLAGSVGEARELLGKERFALCLTDMRLPDGEGMELVRHIAEHHRDLPVAVITAFGSMDNAVAALKAGAFDYLAKPVSIEQLRALVRSALDLPTRGGEVRPAGTDALVGDAPAMTQVRETIAKLARSGAPVHIHGESGSGKERAARLIHELGARREGPFVAVNCGAIPENLVESEFFGYAKGAFTGADTDREGYFQAARGGTLFLDEVGDLPLAMQVKLLRAIQEKSVRRVGARTEEATDVRLISATHRNLRQMVEEGRFRQDLFYRLNVLELRMPSLRECRESIPQLAQTLLERIAAADGKKPELTRAAVDALCAYPFPGNVRELENVLERAYALSSGERIDAVDLGLMPVDDEVPDMPAGELPLQDYLDRMERAAIEDALRKTRYNRTAAARLLGVTFRSLRYRLQRLGIND; translated from the coding sequence ATGGAACGGCGGCGGACTGAGCGGGAGCTGAAGGTGCTGGTCGTCGACGACGAAGACGACCTGCGCGAACTGCTCGACATGTCGCTGGCGCGCATGGGCCTGCACGCGTCGCTCGCCGGTTCGGTCGGCGAAGCGCGCGAACTGCTGGGCAAGGAACGCTTCGCGCTGTGCCTGACCGATATGCGCCTGCCCGACGGCGAGGGCATGGAACTGGTGCGCCACATCGCCGAACACCACCGCGACCTGCCGGTGGCCGTCATCACCGCCTTCGGCAGCATGGACAACGCGGTCGCCGCACTGAAGGCGGGCGCCTTCGACTACCTCGCCAAGCCGGTATCGATCGAGCAGCTGCGCGCGCTGGTGCGTTCGGCGCTCGACCTGCCGACGCGCGGCGGCGAGGTGCGGCCGGCCGGCACCGACGCGCTGGTCGGCGACGCGCCGGCCATGACGCAGGTGCGCGAAACAATCGCCAAGCTCGCGCGCAGTGGCGCGCCGGTGCATATCCACGGCGAATCCGGCAGCGGCAAGGAACGTGCGGCGCGGCTCATCCACGAGCTGGGTGCGCGGCGCGAAGGGCCCTTCGTCGCAGTCAATTGCGGTGCCATTCCGGAGAACCTGGTCGAGTCCGAATTCTTCGGTTATGCAAAAGGCGCTTTCACCGGCGCCGACACCGACCGCGAAGGCTATTTCCAGGCGGCCCGCGGCGGCACGCTTTTCCTCGACGAAGTGGGCGACCTGCCGCTGGCGATGCAGGTGAAGCTGCTGCGCGCGATACAGGAAAAGTCGGTGCGCCGCGTCGGTGCGCGCACCGAAGAGGCGACCGACGTGCGCCTGATCAGCGCCACCCACCGCAACCTGCGGCAGATGGTGGAGGAGGGCCGTTTCCGGCAGGACCTTTTCTACCGGCTCAACGTGCTCGAACTGCGCATGCCCAGCCTGCGCGAGTGCCGCGAATCGATTCCGCAACTGGCGCAGACCCTGCTCGAACGCATCGCCGCAGCCGACGGCAAGAAGCCCGAACTGACGCGCGCGGCGGTCGATGCGCTGTGCGCCTATCCCTTCCCGGGCAATGTGCGCGAACTGGAGAACGTGCTCGAGCGCGCCTACGCGCTCAGTTCGGGCGAGCGCATCGACGCAGTCGACCTCGGCCTGATGCCGGTCGACGACGAGGTGCCCGACATGCCGGCCGGCGAACTGCCGCTGCAGGACTATCTCGACCGCATGGAGCGCGCGGCCATCGAGGACGCGCTGCGCAAGACGCGCTACAACCGCACCGCCGCCGCACGCCTGCTCGGCGTCACCTTCCGCTCGCTGCGCTACCGCCTGCAGCGGCTGGGCATCAATGACTGA